Proteins encoded within one genomic window of Kibdelosporangium phytohabitans:
- a CDS encoding glycosyltransferase family 2 protein — MTVDYTVVVPTTGRESLNAVLGVVVHGAGPAPREVIVVDDRPDPAGELVVPADVRVLRTYGRGPAAARNAGWQAASTEWVAFLDDDVLPPDDWPAALSKDLADVPSDVVASQARVTVPLPSDREPTDWERNTAGLMTGNWITADMAYRRAALLQIGGFDERFPRAYREDVELALRVVDEGHRIVAGRRETTHPVRPAGFFVSVRAQRGNADDALMRSLRGRGWRKEVGGRPTRMHWHVLSTTAAAAAILLGLTGRRVAAAVAGSAWVALTAHFAGQRIAPGPRTPDEIARMLVTSVAIPPVACWHRLRGELRVRL, encoded by the coding sequence ATGACCGTCGACTACACCGTCGTGGTTCCCACCACCGGCAGGGAAAGCCTGAACGCTGTGCTCGGCGTCGTGGTGCACGGCGCTGGTCCCGCGCCGCGCGAGGTGATCGTGGTTGACGACCGGCCCGATCCGGCCGGGGAACTGGTGGTTCCCGCTGACGTGCGGGTGTTGCGTACCTATGGCCGTGGTCCAGCCGCGGCTCGGAACGCCGGGTGGCAGGCTGCGAGCACCGAGTGGGTGGCGTTCTTGGACGACGATGTGCTGCCGCCGGACGACTGGCCCGCCGCGCTGTCGAAGGACCTTGCCGATGTGCCGTCGGATGTGGTGGCCAGCCAGGCACGGGTCACCGTTCCGCTGCCCTCGGACCGTGAGCCGACCGACTGGGAGCGCAACACCGCCGGGCTGATGACCGGCAACTGGATCACCGCCGACATGGCTTACCGACGGGCTGCGCTCCTGCAGATCGGTGGATTCGACGAACGCTTCCCCCGTGCCTACCGCGAGGACGTGGAGCTCGCGCTGCGTGTAGTGGACGAGGGCCACAGGATCGTGGCCGGGCGGCGCGAGACGACGCATCCGGTGCGGCCCGCGGGGTTCTTCGTGAGCGTGCGCGCCCAGCGGGGCAACGCCGACGACGCGCTCATGCGGAGCCTGCGCGGCCGTGGCTGGCGCAAGGAAGTCGGTGGCCGCCCCACACGCATGCACTGGCACGTGCTCAGCACGACGGCCGCGGCGGCGGCAATTCTCCTCGGACTCACCGGTCGACGGGTGGCCGCGGCAGTGGCTGGTTCAGCGTGGGTGGCGCTCACCGCCCATTTCGCCGGTCAGCGGATCGCGCCTGGTCCCAGGACGCCCGACGAGATCGCCCGCATGCTGGTTACCAGCGTGGCGATCCCGCCCGTGGCCTGCTGGCACCGGCTGCGCGGGGAACTGCGGGTCCGGCTGTGA
- a CDS encoding EF-hand domain-containing protein: MAMPTAINNDRLKKRFQKWDVNGNGTVEKADFHAEAERIIEAFGEDASSPQARALVDAYLAMFDFFASKVGVAASGAITEEQFLSVFEAAVHAEGDAGFNRVVRPTVAAMVGLCDTDGDGELNPSEFRRWLEAIGVDASSATESFHAIDTSGNGKLTVAEVVNAVRAYLFGTMDVPLLGH; this comes from the coding sequence ATGGCCATGCCCACTGCGATCAACAACGACCGGCTCAAGAAGCGCTTCCAGAAGTGGGACGTCAACGGCAACGGCACGGTCGAGAAGGCCGATTTCCATGCCGAGGCAGAGCGCATCATCGAGGCGTTCGGCGAGGATGCGTCGTCGCCACAGGCGCGTGCCCTGGTCGACGCCTACCTCGCCATGTTCGACTTCTTCGCGAGCAAGGTCGGTGTGGCCGCGAGTGGCGCGATCACCGAGGAGCAGTTCCTGAGTGTCTTCGAGGCCGCGGTGCACGCCGAGGGTGACGCGGGCTTCAACCGCGTGGTGCGGCCGACGGTCGCGGCCATGGTGGGGCTGTGCGACACCGACGGTGACGGCGAGTTGAACCCCAGCGAGTTCCGCAGGTGGCTGGAAGCCATCGGCGTCGACGCCTCGTCCGCGACCGAGTCGTTCCACGCCATCGACACCAGCGGCAACGGCAAACTGACCGTCGCCGAAGTGGTGAACGCCGTCCGCGCCTACCTCTTCGGCACTATGGACGTGCCCCTCCTCGGTCACTGA
- a CDS encoding carbamoyltransferase, protein MRVLGINAIFHDPAAALVVDGEIVAAAEEERFTRRKHGKRPVPFSAWELPEQAARWCMASAGLEPGDLDAVAYSYEPELVEPGQQGLDEHWEDLRTRYARRSPYFLATALPGLDPDIVRFVPHHVAHAGSAGLAAPFDGDCAVLVTDGRGECASHLAGSYRGHDLETFAAQRLPHSLGLLYEELTEHLGFLRSSDEYKVMALASYAKPKHLDLMREHIRVADDGGFHIHRVDWVTLAKRREADGEMTEEHAELAASVQARVEEVLLELAGWLHDRTGHRKLAMAGGVALNCVANTRIFAEGPFDEVWVQPAAGDAGTALGAALHLVAQQGEPAAAMSGADLGRGWTDDEIRGCLDRAKITYTEPPDVAAEVASALAQDKIVAWFQGRSEYGPRALGRRSLLANPGFAGNLERLNDVKGREQFRPVAPMVLLDRAAAVFGRGPIPSPYMLFVHDVRPEWKDRIPAVVHVDGTARPQTVDPSGEPLLARMLTEFERRTGLPVVVNTSLNTAGRPMVDDPRDALECFGSAPVDLLAIGPFVVRRTGGPA, encoded by the coding sequence ATGCGAGTTCTGGGTATCAACGCGATCTTCCACGATCCGGCCGCGGCGCTCGTCGTCGACGGCGAGATCGTCGCGGCCGCCGAGGAGGAACGGTTCACCCGCCGCAAGCACGGCAAACGTCCGGTGCCGTTCTCCGCGTGGGAGTTGCCGGAGCAGGCCGCGCGCTGGTGCATGGCGAGCGCCGGGCTGGAGCCGGGGGACCTGGACGCGGTCGCGTACTCCTATGAACCTGAGCTGGTCGAGCCGGGACAACAAGGCCTGGACGAGCATTGGGAGGACCTGCGCACCCGCTACGCCCGTCGCTCGCCGTACTTCCTGGCCACGGCGTTGCCGGGGCTCGACCCGGACATCGTGCGGTTCGTGCCGCACCACGTGGCACACGCCGGGTCAGCCGGCCTCGCGGCCCCGTTCGACGGTGACTGCGCCGTGCTTGTCACCGACGGGCGTGGTGAGTGCGCCTCCCACCTCGCCGGGAGCTATCGCGGCCATGACTTGGAGACCTTCGCCGCGCAACGGCTTCCGCACTCCCTGGGGTTGCTGTACGAGGAGCTGACCGAACACCTCGGGTTCCTCAGGTCGAGCGACGAGTACAAGGTCATGGCGCTGGCCTCGTACGCGAAGCCGAAACACCTGGACCTGATGAGGGAACACATCCGCGTGGCCGACGACGGCGGTTTCCACATCCACCGGGTGGACTGGGTGACCCTGGCCAAACGCCGGGAGGCCGATGGCGAGATGACCGAGGAACACGCCGAGCTGGCGGCGAGCGTCCAGGCCCGCGTGGAGGAAGTCCTGCTGGAGCTGGCCGGGTGGCTGCATGACCGGACAGGGCACCGCAAACTGGCGATGGCCGGGGGAGTGGCGCTGAACTGCGTGGCGAACACGCGGATCTTCGCTGAGGGCCCGTTCGACGAGGTCTGGGTGCAACCGGCCGCCGGGGACGCGGGAACGGCGTTGGGCGCGGCGCTGCACCTCGTGGCACAGCAGGGTGAACCCGCGGCGGCGATGTCCGGCGCCGACCTCGGGCGGGGGTGGACCGATGACGAGATCCGCGGCTGCCTGGACCGCGCCAAGATCACCTACACCGAACCGCCGGACGTGGCGGCCGAGGTCGCGTCGGCGTTGGCGCAGGACAAGATCGTGGCCTGGTTCCAGGGACGCAGCGAGTACGGCCCGCGTGCTCTCGGGCGACGGTCGCTGCTGGCCAATCCGGGTTTCGCGGGCAACCTGGAGCGGCTCAACGACGTGAAAGGCCGTGAGCAGTTCCGGCCGGTCGCGCCGATGGTCCTGCTCGACCGGGCAGCCGCCGTGTTCGGGCGTGGTCCCATTCCCAGTCCCTACATGCTTTTCGTGCACGACGTCCGTCCGGAGTGGAAAGACCGGATCCCGGCGGTCGTGCACGTGGACGGCACCGCCCGGCCGCAGACCGTCGACCCGTCCGGTGAGCCGCTGCTGGCGCGGATGCTGACCGAGTTCGAGCGGCGCACCGGCTTGCCCGTGGTGGTCAACACCAGCCTGAACACGGCGGGACGGCCCATGGTCGACGATCCGCGTGACGCGTTGGAGTGCTTCGGGTCCGCGCCGGTGGATCTGCTCGCCATCGGGCCGTTCGTGGTGCGCCGGACTGGGGGACCGGCATGA
- a CDS encoding NAD-dependent epimerase/dehydratase family protein, protein MVFERAVVTGGAGFLGTHVCAELLRRGSRVVCVDDFRTSSPGNVRELLDNQRFELREADVTSPFEVPGTVDLVLHLACPASPVDYLRMPIGTLRAGAFGTLHALDLAMRTNARVVVASTSEVYGDPLEHPQRETYWGNVNPIGPRSVYDEAKRFGEALAAAYRREHGTRTGIVRIFNTYGPGMRPDDGRMIPTFFRQALAGEPLTVHGTGGQTRSLCYVDDLVRGLLAMARSDEPGPVNLGNPEEVTVLEVAERVIGVTGSGSGVRHVAPMTDDPHRRCPDIALATRILGWRPEVPLRDGLRAMAVRSARPLVG, encoded by the coding sequence ATGGTCTTCGAACGCGCGGTGGTGACCGGCGGTGCCGGGTTTCTGGGCACGCACGTGTGCGCCGAGTTGCTCCGGCGCGGCAGCCGAGTCGTGTGCGTCGACGATTTCCGCACCAGCAGCCCCGGCAACGTGCGGGAATTGCTCGACAACCAGCGCTTCGAGTTGCGCGAGGCGGACGTGACCTCCCCGTTCGAGGTGCCGGGCACCGTCGATCTCGTGCTCCACCTCGCGTGCCCGGCTTCCCCTGTGGATTACCTCCGAATGCCGATCGGCACCCTGCGTGCCGGGGCGTTCGGAACGCTGCACGCGCTGGACCTCGCGATGCGCACGAACGCCCGTGTCGTGGTGGCGTCGACCAGCGAGGTATACGGCGACCCGCTGGAGCATCCGCAGCGGGAGACGTACTGGGGCAACGTCAACCCGATCGGCCCGCGCAGTGTCTACGACGAGGCGAAACGGTTCGGCGAGGCGCTGGCGGCCGCCTACCGGCGAGAACACGGCACACGAACCGGGATCGTGCGCATCTTCAACACCTACGGGCCGGGCATGCGGCCGGACGACGGCCGCATGATCCCGACCTTCTTCCGCCAGGCCCTGGCCGGTGAACCGCTGACGGTGCACGGCACGGGCGGCCAGACCCGGTCACTGTGCTATGTGGATGATCTGGTCCGCGGCCTGCTCGCGATGGCCCGGTCGGACGAACCGGGCCCGGTGAACCTCGGCAACCCCGAGGAGGTCACGGTGCTCGAAGTGGCCGAGCGGGTGATCGGGGTGACCGGCAGCGGTTCGGGCGTCCGCCACGTCGCGCCGATGACGGACGACCCGCACAGGCGGTGCCCCGACATCGCCTTGGCGACGCGAATCCTGGGATGGCGGCCGGAAGTGCCGCTGCGTGACGGCTTGCGCGCGATGGCGGTCCGGTCCGCTCGCCCGCTCGTCGGTTGA
- a CDS encoding glycosyltransferase family 9 protein codes for MNIVVLRALGLGDLLTAVPALRALRRAYPAATITLAAPAWLADVVDRIDAVDRLEPTEGLVPIRWRGPAPGIAVNLHGSGPRSTDLLSRLRPRRLITHRLWIEDQHEVDRWCRLLAEHGIPADPQDLRLGETEHRGHVVVHPGASHGCRRWPAERYAAVVRTLDEDVVVTGDTSEKDIVEAVAGSVPTRVGGDLAGLLDLIADARLLICGDTGVAHVATAYGTPSVVLFGPVSPAHWGPRSTPHRALWHGHTGDTFADRPDPGLLMISVAEVLSAVAQVTGGERW; via the coding sequence GTGAACATCGTGGTGTTGCGCGCACTCGGCCTCGGCGACCTGCTCACCGCTGTCCCGGCCTTGCGAGCGTTGCGCAGGGCGTACCCCGCCGCGACCATCACCCTGGCCGCGCCCGCGTGGCTGGCGGACGTCGTCGACAGGATCGACGCGGTGGACCGCCTGGAACCCACCGAGGGCCTGGTCCCCATTCGATGGCGGGGACCCGCCCCCGGCATCGCGGTGAACCTGCACGGCAGTGGTCCGCGAAGTACTGATTTGCTGTCGCGGCTGCGGCCCCGCAGGTTGATCACCCACCGGCTGTGGATCGAGGACCAGCACGAGGTCGACCGCTGGTGCCGGTTGCTCGCCGAGCACGGCATACCCGCGGACCCACAGGATCTCCGGCTCGGCGAAACCGAACATCGCGGACATGTCGTCGTGCACCCGGGCGCCAGTCACGGCTGCAGGCGTTGGCCCGCCGAGCGGTACGCCGCCGTGGTGCGCACGCTGGACGAGGACGTCGTCGTGACTGGCGACACGAGTGAGAAGGACATCGTCGAGGCTGTCGCCGGATCCGTGCCGACCAGGGTTGGTGGCGATCTGGCTGGTTTGCTCGACCTGATCGCCGACGCGCGACTCCTGATCTGCGGCGACACCGGAGTGGCCCACGTGGCGACGGCGTACGGCACGCCGTCCGTGGTGCTGTTCGGTCCGGTCTCGCCCGCGCACTGGGGTCCGCGTTCGACGCCACATCGTGCGTTGTGGCACGGCCACACCGGCGACACGTTCGCCGACCGGCCCGACCCCGGGCTCTTGATGATCTCCGTGGCCGAGGTGCTGTCCGCGGTGGCCCAGGTGACGGGAGGCGAACGGTGGTAG
- a CDS encoding M23 family metallopeptidase gives MTQAKTCGWAWFKKGLVVVAGAALAVGMGAGAAQARTTADVGILATHKSPFNCGKTFYANNWTPNHSPSGSIDWQSYGSDAISGETVRATASGTARFYSTLAATGDVGILAYGNYVIVTHGDGTKTRYAHLATMVRAPGASLSVSQGTAIGTVGGTGGNYAPHLHYEQITSGGAIDTSPTVEGVTVSLGQKKAVKSTNNCGGNPHSAEEVCGSGYSVIDSANVTGGSVHLLYNSANSNNCVVTLKSTSLGTPTPVSAFLEPQGATRTTDQGSFDYYAGPVRKAAPGVCVKWGGSVGSSSYTSPFEHCD, from the coding sequence ATGACACAGGCGAAGACGTGCGGGTGGGCGTGGTTCAAAAAAGGGCTGGTCGTGGTTGCCGGCGCAGCACTCGCGGTCGGCATGGGCGCGGGTGCTGCGCAGGCACGGACCACAGCCGACGTCGGCATCCTGGCGACGCACAAGAGCCCGTTCAACTGCGGCAAGACCTTCTACGCCAACAACTGGACGCCCAACCACAGCCCGTCGGGCTCGATCGACTGGCAGAGCTACGGCAGCGACGCGATCAGCGGCGAGACGGTCCGCGCCACCGCGAGCGGCACCGCGCGGTTCTATTCGACTCTCGCGGCCACCGGTGACGTCGGCATCCTCGCGTACGGGAACTACGTGATCGTGACCCATGGCGACGGCACCAAAACCCGGTACGCGCACCTCGCCACCATGGTCCGTGCTCCGGGAGCGTCGCTGTCGGTCAGCCAGGGCACCGCGATCGGCACGGTCGGCGGAACCGGCGGCAACTACGCCCCGCACCTGCACTACGAGCAGATCACCTCGGGCGGCGCCATCGACACCAGCCCCACGGTCGAGGGCGTGACGGTCTCCCTCGGCCAGAAGAAGGCCGTCAAAAGCACCAACAACTGCGGCGGCAACCCGCATTCGGCCGAGGAGGTCTGCGGCAGCGGCTACAGCGTCATCGACTCGGCCAACGTCACCGGCGGCAGCGTCCACCTGCTGTACAACTCGGCCAACAGCAACAACTGCGTCGTGACCCTCAAGTCCACGAGCCTCGGCACCCCCACGCCGGTGTCGGCGTTCCTGGAGCCGCAGGGCGCCACCAGGACGACCGACCAGGGCAGCTTCGACTACTACGCCGGTCCCGTCCGCAAGGCCGCGCCGGGCGTGTGCGTGAAGTGGGGCGGCTCGGTCGGCAGCAGTTCGTACACCAGCCCGTTCGAGCACTGCGACTGA